The genomic interval AAGAAAAAACAGGTTACCCTCAGAAGCCTCAACCGAACGATAAATGATTTGAAAAATAAAAAATCTGATCTGATCTGACCTGAACTGATATATATTACATGCAAGGAACCTGTTCGACCCAAAATAGGTTTCTTCAAAGATGTATCTTTTTTATTAATATCATCGTAAGCATTGGGTATAGTTAAAGTACAATTGTGTATGTTTGCTATCCACTTCTTGCCTGTACATTTAACTTTATGCTGTAAAGTTTGGCCCGGATGATAAAGTTTATGGTAAGATTTTTTTTGTTTCTGTGTATTCTCTTGTTGAGCGGATATAGTCAAATTTTCGCCCATACAGCTAAAGAGAGTGCTTTCTATTCCCAAACAGACAATCTTACAGCATCAGAACAGGTTAACTCTGGCATAATACAAACTGATCAGACGTTTGTTACTAAGCCTTCCACTTCTGGTACTCAACAAAAACCGGTAACACAATTTGCTGATATTGAAGTGGAGGAAGATGAATCTCTCTCTTCCAGGAAGTATACAGAAATCAGTTATTATGTTACTTCTATTTTTTACGCCCGGATACTTGAATACTTTTTCCGAAACCTGAACAAAGGATTTCTTTTCCGGAAGCATATTTCTAATATCTCACCTCTCAGGTGGCATCTTGTTATTCAGGTGTTCAGGATATGAAACAATAATCCTCACGTGTTCTTAGACTGTCTAAGCACTCCTTTTCATTCCGTTTTATTTAATTTTAATCGCAGTCCTTCGACCATTTTTCTATGGTCTTCTATAAAAAGTGCAAATTTATCACGGAGAGTGAAAATTTTAATCTCTTTTTAATCATCATTTAATGCCTTTTTAATATACATTTAATGCCCGTTTAATGCATTATATCAAGCTTTGTATGCCAACTTAAGGCAACTCAAGTATATGTTGTATTTGCACCTCACCCAATACCTATTAATAAAATTATATTGTTTTAAAAGAATAATAATTATGAAGAGAATTTTCATGCTAATCGGATTATGTGCCTTGTTGTGCCAGACAAGCTGTCATTTTGAAGATGCAGAAGCGGAAGCAAAGGAAGAAGAAGTCAAATTTATGGTTACCAGTCCTTTGAATAAAGACACATTGATTACCAAAGATTATGTAAGTCAAATCCACTCTATACAGCATATAGAGCTGAGAGCGATGGAAAAAGGTTACTTAGAAAAGATTTTTGTAGATGAAGGAAAGTTTGTAAAAAAAGGGCAACTCATGTTTCAGATCATGCCTATGCTCTATCAGGCCGAATTGCAGAAAGCACAGGCCGAAGCTAATTTTGCCCAGATCGAATATCAAAATACTAAATCCCTTGCCGATAGTAATGTAGTAGCTCCCAATGAACTGGCCATGGCAAAAGCCAAATTAGCTAAAGCAAACGCTGAACTGGCATTAGCCCAGGTTCATCTGGGATTCACGCAGATTAAAGCGCCTTTTGATGGCATCATGGATCATTTTCAGGTGCGGTTAGGAAGCCTGGTAGATGAAGGGGATTTGCTTACTACCCTGTCAGACAATTCTAAAATGTGGGTGTATTATAATGTTCCCGAAGCCGAATACCTGGAATACAAAACCAAGGTTAAGAAAGACAGCATGATGAAAGTAAACCTGATCATGGCTAATAATAAACAATTTGAGTATCCAGGAATAGTTGAAACCATTGAAGCCGATTTTAACAATGAAACCGGAAATATTGCTTTCAGGGCCACCTTTCCAAATCCCAATGGCCTCTTACGTCACGGAGAAACAGGGAATATACAAATGACCGTACCTCTTAAAAATGCCCTGATTATCCCGCAGAAAGCCACCTTTGAAGTTCTGGATAAGAAGTATGTATATGTAGTGGACAAAGAGAATGTATTACGGTCAAAGGAAATTACTATTGCCGCTGAATTGCCTCACATCTATGTAGTTCAAGATGGGCTGGCTGTTACGGATAAAATTCTTCTGGAAGGCTTACGGCTGGTACGGGAAAATCAAAAAATCCACTATTCATTCGTGCAGCCTACTACTGCCCTGTCTCAGTTAGAATTGTATGCCGAATAATCCACTATCCTAAACAGAAGAATACATGTTTAATAAGTTTATACACAGGCCGGTATTTGCAATTGTCATATCGGTCATGATAGTCTTTATTGGTATACTGGCTATCAAAAAATTACCTATTTCTCAATTCCCGGATATTGCCCCCACCACAGTAAATATATTTATTGCTTACCCCGGTTCCAGTGCAGATGTACTGGTTAAATCTACGCTGATTACTCTGGAACAGGCTATCAACGGTGTGCAGGATATGCGCTATATCGCTACTGATGCCACCAGTGCCGGGGAGGCTACCCTGCGGATCATTTTTGAACCCGGCACTGATCCCAATGATGCGGTGATTAGAGTAAAAACAAGGGTAGATCAGGTGATGCCGCTTTTGCCCGAACTGGTTCAGCGGGAAGGGGTAATTATTACTCCCATCCAGCCCAGTATGCTGATGTATGTCAATCTCTATTCTAAGGAAAAAAGCATGGACGAAAAATTCCTGTTCAACTATGCCACTGTTAAAATGATCCCTGAAATCCAGCGGACCAGAGGGGTAGCCAGGGCACAAATCCTGGGTAGCCGCCGGTATGCTATGCGCGTCTGGCTGAATCCTGACCGCATGCGGGCTTATAACATTTCCGTAGAGGAAGTAATGACAGCCTTAGGAGAACAAAGTATTATCGGACGTCCGGGCAGGTTAGGTCAAAGTTCAGGTATCGCTGCCCAGTCGCTGGAGTATGTGCTTACCTACAAAGGACGTTATAACAAACCCGAGGAATATGAGAGTATTATTATCCGGGCCAATCCGGAAGGGGAAAGCATACATCTGAAAGATATAGCGACTGTAGAGCTGGGAAGTGAATTCTTTGATATCTATTCTAACCTGGATGGCCGTCCTTCGGCAGCCATTGTATTGAAACAGAACTATGGCAGTAATGCCAGTGAGGTAATTGAAGAAGTAAAAGCCAAACTCGAAGACATGAAAGGCTCTTTTCCTCCGGGAATGGATTATAAGATCAGCTATGATGTGTCTCAATTCCTGGACGCTTCCATCGAGCAGGTACTGCATACCTTACGGGATGCTTTTATTCTGGTTGCCTTGGTGGTGTTTATATTCCTGGGTGACTGGCGTTCTACTCTGATACCCATTCTGGCTGTTCCGGTATCTTTAATAGGAGCATTTTTTGTTATTCAGTTTTTTGGCCTTTCCATCAATTTAGTTACACTTTTTGCCCTTGTACTGGCGATAGGTATCGTAGTAGATGATGCCATTGTGGTGGTAGAGGCCGTGCATGCTAAAATGGAAGAAGAGCCACATCTGTCACCATATAATGCAGTTAAAAAAGTATTGGGTGAGATCAGTGGCGCTATTATCGCCATTACGGCTGTAATGGTGTCGGTATTCTTGCCTATTTCATTTATGTCTGGTCCGGTAGGTACTTTTTACCGCCAGTTCTCTATTACTATGGCCAGTTCCATTGTTATCTCGGCCTTAATTGCTCTTACCCTGACACCAGTACTGTGTGCCATGTTGTTAAAGAATCATCATGGACATGCGAAAAAGAAAAACCTGCTGACCAAATCACTCGATAGTTTTAACAGGGGTTTTGATAAACTTACCGGAAAATATGTGGGTTTGTTGAAGTTAATTGTCAATAGAAGGGCCGTTACATTCGGGATATTACTTGCATTTGGTGCAGGTATATTTTTCGAAAATAAAATTTTGCCGGCAGGATTTAT from Rhodocytophaga rosea carries:
- a CDS encoding efflux RND transporter periplasmic adaptor subunit, translating into MKRIFMLIGLCALLCQTSCHFEDAEAEAKEEEVKFMVTSPLNKDTLITKDYVSQIHSIQHIELRAMEKGYLEKIFVDEGKFVKKGQLMFQIMPMLYQAELQKAQAEANFAQIEYQNTKSLADSNVVAPNELAMAKAKLAKANAELALAQVHLGFTQIKAPFDGIMDHFQVRLGSLVDEGDLLTTLSDNSKMWVYYNVPEAEYLEYKTKVKKDSMMKVNLIMANNKQFEYPGIVETIEADFNNETGNIAFRATFPNPNGLLRHGETGNIQMTVPLKNALIIPQKATFEVLDKKYVYVVDKENVLRSKEITIAAELPHIYVVQDGLAVTDKILLEGLRLVRENQKIHYSFVQPTTALSQLELYAE
- a CDS encoding efflux RND transporter permease subunit is translated as MFNKFIHRPVFAIVISVMIVFIGILAIKKLPISQFPDIAPTTVNIFIAYPGSSADVLVKSTLITLEQAINGVQDMRYIATDATSAGEATLRIIFEPGTDPNDAVIRVKTRVDQVMPLLPELVQREGVIITPIQPSMLMYVNLYSKEKSMDEKFLFNYATVKMIPEIQRTRGVARAQILGSRRYAMRVWLNPDRMRAYNISVEEVMTALGEQSIIGRPGRLGQSSGIAAQSLEYVLTYKGRYNKPEEYESIIIRANPEGESIHLKDIATVELGSEFFDIYSNLDGRPSAAIVLKQNYGSNASEVIEEVKAKLEDMKGSFPPGMDYKISYDVSQFLDASIEQVLHTLRDAFILVALVVFIFLGDWRSTLIPILAVPVSLIGAFFVIQFFGLSINLVTLFALVLAIGIVVDDAIVVVEAVHAKMEEEPHLSPYNAVKKVLGEISGAIIAITAVMVSVFLPISFMSGPVGTFYRQFSITMASSIVISALIALTLTPVLCAMLLKNHHGHAKKKNLLTKSLDSFNRGFDKLTGKYVGLLKLIVNRRAVTFGILLAFGAGIFFENKILPAGFIPNEDQGTIYAIIQTPPGSTLEKTNQVSQRLQKVCEEIDGVESVSSLAGYEIMTEGRGSNAGTCLINLKPWSQRHHNVKEIMEELEEKSKGLGAIVEFFEPPAIPGFGTSGGFSMRLLDKTTDTDYREFDKINKEFMDNLAKRKELTGLFTFFAANYPQYELEIDNNLAMQKGVSIGKAMDNLNIMIGSTYEQGFIKFNQFFKVYVQSDPSFRRLPSDLLKLFVKNEAGEMVPYSSFMKLKKGQGPNEITRFNLYNSAAIQGLPAKGYTTADAIQAIREVSSKTLPKGYDIAFEGLSYDESIRGNEALYVFLIVLMFVYFVLAAQYESFIIPLAVVFSLPVGVFGSFLLLKLMGLENNIYAQIGLIMLVGLLGKNAVLIVEFAVQKRQQGATILNAAIEGAKVRFRPILMTSFAFIAGLIPLIIATGAGAIGNRTIGASALGGMLFGTIFGVIIIPGLYYIFAHLADGRQLIKNEEEAPLSENLVHQLDAFPVTEENTNHA